The following nucleotide sequence is from Desulfobacterales bacterium.
TGGCTCATCTCCAGGCACGTAATTGTAGTTGCCAAAGGCAAACCCGCTATCCGTATTATTGATATCAGACAAAAGCTCAAGCGACTGCAGGTGAGCCCCCAGTTGACCAGAACCGGCTTCATTGGAAATAGCCGACAGTGCATTCAAAAAGAGATTCTGATCAATGGCAGCCAAAAGCGTCATCGTAAAACTCAAATTTTGGTCATTCGTAACATCATCAGCGTTAACGTTCGGCTGTTCAACCGGGTCAAGCGCCTCAAACATAAAAGTAACGCCGCCAGCTCCTTGGACCGTAGCAGGAGTAGAAATGGCCCAACCCGCTGGGTTAAAGGCAGAAAAAGTAACATCGGTTGGATCGTCAATATCAAGGTTAAAATAAAATTCATCCAGCTTAATGTCTGGGTGCAATGGAGAATTGATGTCAACCACCCAGGTTGCTACCTCTGGGCTGATTACTTCGTCCACGGTGATGGTGACATCAACAATCAAACTGTCAGGATTTTCCGGCCTAATATCGCCCGTCAACTGACTTGTTATCGTAAAAGCCAAGACATTCGACGCACAGGTTAAAAACAGAATAACCATAATTGATAAAAACACTCGTTTCATTATTATCCTCCTTTTTAAAAAATTATCCTCTTGATATTCTCTTTCATACAAACTTATTCAAAAAACTGAAGATTTTAGATGCAAAAAAAGTACCAATTACCTGTTTTTTTTTATATAATCATATCAATTGGGTTTCCTATGCACCCTCAAAGCCTACCGCATGAACTGTGTAATTTATACCACAAAACTGGTAATTTTACTTCTTATAGAAAGGTAAAATAAGTGCTAACCCACCAGCAAGAACGTCTATCAAAGCTGCTAAAAAGAGTTATCGAAACTTCTTCAGATTCAATCGAAGGCCTTTCGGACAATCACTGTTGCTGTAAATAAAAATGAAGCCCCCTCACAACCAACAACCACAGGTCAAAATATCTTTATCAAACCGCCGGAAAAGCTTGACGCCGCACAGGAATGCGCTATTGTAGGCTGGTATGCTGAAGGCAGCCCGCTAACTTCTTTCATGCGCCGGTTGCCTTAAATGGGTTATATTTTTTATAACTGATTATAATGTTAGGAAAATGAGTTTTTCATCATGGCAATTTAGGGGGCAAAAACATCGCTTTTTATCAAAATCAAAAAAGTGCCTTAATTGAAAAATTCATGCTTCAACATTCAAAATTAATTCAATCGAGTGCAAATGGACACAGTCAACAAAATCCAGTTCGAAAAACCGGATATTCACGAGCTTAACCGCGCCTATACCGTGGCGGATCTTCATTTTCACACCCATTATTCCGACGGCGTCAATTCCGTCCATGACATCGCGCGGCAGGCCGAAGCGCTAGGCATCGGCATCGCCATTACCGACCACAACGATATTCAGGGCGCGGTTGAAATCGACAAATGCAAACGCATCCTGAGTATTCCCGGAATAGAAATCACCTCCAGGGAAGGCTCCCACCTGCTGGTTTATTTTTACGATGTTCCCAGCCTGAAGGCCTTTTACCGGGAGGATCTCAAGCCGTACATGGGAAACGGGGTGATGAGTTCGACCCTCCTTGAAATGGAGGATATCATTCGGCGGGCGCGCCGGTTTAAAACCGTAATCATGTTTCCGCACCCTTATTGCGCCGCCTATACGGGGGTCTGCAATCTGCAATTCCCCAAAGAGCGGCTGGAGCGGCTGTTTCACATGGCCGACGGGGTCGAGGTCATCAATGCCGGGAATATTAACAAGTGGAACCTGCAATGCGCGGTGCTCGGATTCAACCTCGGCAAGGGCATCGTGGGCGGCAGCGACGGCCATTCGCTGCCCCATATGGGCCGTGCCCTGACCTACGCCGAATGCAACAGAACCCGAAAAGGGTTGCTGGACGCCATTCGAAAAAAACAGACCAAGGTCATCGGCAAGGAAATGCCCTTTATTCGAAAAGTCACGTCCAACAGCCGGAAACTCAAAAAGAATTTAAGGCATTACCCGGATCTGATGGAAAAAAATCTCCGGTACGGCTGCACTCTCATCAACGCCAAGTCCCGAACCTTTCGGGATAACGTGATGCGAAGCATCAACGAGCGGCTGGAAAAAGTGGGATAGGAACGGACTATCACTCGACCGGTTTTCTTTTGTTGTGGAAAAATCGTAGAACAACCAACAACACAGCGGCGCGTTTTTTTGCATCTGCTGAAATGCTGTGTCGCCGATTATTCGGCTTTCGAAGCCTTACAAGGAGCAGGGGCATCCTGTAAAAGACCTTGAACGCTTTATTCTGAGAGGTAGCAATTAATAATTGTTTTTTATGTTAGAGAGCATTACCGGTTTGTTAATACAATCAACATCCATGGCGTCGCAGTCAACGTAGGGGCGGATCTGTGTGTCCGCCCTGGTTTGGCGGGGAGCGTGCACCATGATTCACGGGGGCAGACACGCAGGTCTGCCCTTACAACGGCAATGGGCACACGCACAGGTTCACCCCTACACCGTGTTATTCAGAGGTGTTAACAAGCCGGTAATTCTCCCTTATGTTATGTTATCCCATTATAGCGGAATAGAATGATCAACATCATATGCCACCATGAGGAGGACTTTTATGCCCCTTCAGCTGGACGTTAATGACGACATACGAGATGCGTTGCGCATCCCTCCGGCAGAGCAGGAAAGCCGGCTTCGCAGGGAACTCGCTTTGAGGCTGTATGAAAAAGGCCTGCTTTCTCTTGGAAAAGCCCGGCAGCTAGCCGGAATGGGAAAATGGGATTTTCTGTTGCTGCTGGGCCAAGAGGAAATTTGCAGACAATACGATGAAAAAGACATAGATCGCGACCTTTCCACGCTGGACCATCTCCCATGAAAAAGGTGGATTTCGATTAAACCAGATCGTGTTTGAATATGCACTGAAACAAGTGGGCGAATAGCCGGGAGATACCCTTTAGCCCGATTTTTTGTTCCTGTCCCTGTAGACACAGAGCAACTTTTAATGCCATCTTGTAAAAAACAGCTCACCCCGCATCATTTTTTTTAACAACTATTGCTGAATAAAAAACGGTACCCCCCCCCGATGCACACGGATTTCCAGGAAACCCGCCCTCAAAACCTTACATTTATCTTTACATTAATATTTACATTTTGTATAGCTAAAATAAACCGTAGTGAGTGCGGAACACTCCCCACTCTTTCAACTGTTTAATGGAGGTATTGATGCCCACGGAGTTACCCCCCAAGCAACGGCAACTGCTCGAATACCTGCGCCGGGCGATCTCGCGCGCCGGAAAAGCGCCCAGCCTTCGGAAGGCCGCCGGGGATCTCGGCGTCAGCCACGCGGCCGTGGCCCAGGGTTTGAATACCCTGGAAGAAAAAGGGTATATCAAGCGGGACGGGCGATACAGCCGCAATATTTACGTCTTAAACCGCCTGCAACAACCGGAGGGGCTGCAACGCTGGCAGGAAGTGCCCATCATCGGCCGGGTGACGGCCGGTCTTCCCATGTACGCCCAGCAGGCGTGGGACGGCAGCGTGGTGATTGATGCCCATGTTTTCGGCAGGCAGCAGTTGTTCGCGCTTCGCATCAAGGGGGATTCCATGATAGCGGCGGGCATTTACAACGGGGATCTGGCCATTTGCGAGCCGCGCCAATACGCGCAAAACCGGGAAATCATCGTGGCCCTCATTCACGGTGAGGAAGCCACGGTCAAGCGCTTTTTTCTTCATACGGACCATATCGAGCTGCGGCCCGAAAATCCCCGGTATGCGCCCATGCGTTATCCCTTTTCAGCGGTGCTGATTCAGGGCAAGGTCATCGGTATTCACCGGGGCCCTGAGGTCATGGAGGCCGTTTAAATGGCCGGGAAAAAATTGGACCCGAACAAACGCCGCCTGTGGATCGGCACCAGCGGCTATTCGTATCCCGAGTGGATTGAAGCCGGATTTTATCCGCCCGAAACCAAATCCGCGCACATGTTGAATATCTATGCGCATCGCTTTCCCGTCACGGAGCTTAACTACACCTGGTATCAACTGCCCAAGGCGGACGCCTTGCTGCGCATGCAGAATCTCGTGCCGGCCGAATTCCGCTTCGCGGCCAAGCTGACCCGGACCCTGACCCACGAGGTGGACTCAACCCAGTGGCGCACGCAAGCCGCCCGGTACCGGGACGGCATCGCCCCGCTGGTCCAGTCCGGGCAATTAATGGCCGTTCTGGTTCAACTCGCGCCGGGCTTTGAGCGCAGCCGGGAAAACCGCCAATACTTGGCGGCCCTTCTGGACGAGCTGGCGGGATTGCCGCTGGCCGTCGAATTCCGGCACCGGTCCTGGATTCAACCGCGGGTGTTTGAGGAGCTTTCCCGGCGCCAAGTGGCCGTGGTGGCCGTGGACGAACCGACGCTGCCGCACCTGTTGCCGCCTCTGAATGTGCTCACCAGCCCGAATCTGTTTTACATACGGTTTCACGGCCGAAACACCGCCGGCTGGCGATCGGGCCATATGCAAAAAAAATTCGATTATCGTTACAGCGATGCGGAGCTGGCCGAATGGATCGAACGATTCATTGCGCCGATGGCGAAACAGGCGAAAAACGGCCTTCTTTTTTTCAACAACCATGTGCGGGGCCAGGCCCCTCAAAACGCCGAGACCCTGACCCGTCTTTTGGTCCGGCAAGGGTTC
It contains:
- a CDS encoding DUF72 domain-containing protein, which gives rise to MAGKKLDPNKRRLWIGTSGYSYPEWIEAGFYPPETKSAHMLNIYAHRFPVTELNYTWYQLPKADALLRMQNLVPAEFRFAAKLTRTLTHEVDSTQWRTQAARYRDGIAPLVQSGQLMAVLVQLAPGFERSRENRQYLAALLDELAGLPLAVEFRHRSWIQPRVFEELSRRQVAVVAVDEPTLPHLLPPLNVLTSPNLFYIRFHGRNTAGWRSGHMQKKFDYRYSDAELAEWIERFIAPMAKQAKNGLLFFNNHVRGQAPQNAETLTRLLVRQGFEVMPPPHATRLS
- a CDS encoding UPF0175 family protein, which produces MPLQLDVNDDIRDALRIPPAEQESRLRRELALRLYEKGLLSLGKARQLAGMGKWDFLLLLGQEEICRQYDEKDIDRDLSTLDHLP
- a CDS encoding PEP-CTERM sorting domain-containing protein yields the protein MKRVFLSIMVILFLTCASNVLAFTITSQLTGDIRPENPDSLIVDVTITVDEVISPEVATWVVDINSPLHPDIKLDEFYFNLDIDDPTDVTFSAFNPAGWAISTPATVQGAGGVTFMFEALDPVEQPNVNADDVTNDQNLSFTMTLLAAIDQNLFLNALSAISNEAGSGQLGAHLQSLELLSDINNTDSGFAFGNYNYVPGDEPPPPGGAVPEPATMVLMGLGLIGVGFAMRKKNK
- a CDS encoding PHP domain-containing protein, with the protein product MDTVNKIQFEKPDIHELNRAYTVADLHFHTHYSDGVNSVHDIARQAEALGIGIAITDHNDIQGAVEIDKCKRILSIPGIEITSREGSHLLVYFYDVPSLKAFYREDLKPYMGNGVMSSTLLEMEDIIRRARRFKTVIMFPHPYCAAYTGVCNLQFPKERLERLFHMADGVEVINAGNINKWNLQCAVLGFNLGKGIVGGSDGHSLPHMGRALTYAECNRTRKGLLDAIRKKQTKVIGKEMPFIRKVTSNSRKLKKNLRHYPDLMEKNLRYGCTLINAKSRTFRDNVMRSINERLEKVG
- the lexA gene encoding transcriptional repressor LexA, with the protein product MPTELPPKQRQLLEYLRRAISRAGKAPSLRKAAGDLGVSHAAVAQGLNTLEEKGYIKRDGRYSRNIYVLNRLQQPEGLQRWQEVPIIGRVTAGLPMYAQQAWDGSVVIDAHVFGRQQLFALRIKGDSMIAAGIYNGDLAICEPRQYAQNREIIVALIHGEEATVKRFFLHTDHIELRPENPRYAPMRYPFSAVLIQGKVIGIHRGPEVMEAV